In Kordia antarctica, the following proteins share a genomic window:
- a CDS encoding DNA adenine methylase, whose amino-acid sequence MKTPITYYGGKTTLLSKIIPLIPQHRIYTESFFGGGAVFFAKVPSESEIINDTNNMVINFYDVCKTDFENLKAKIEATLFSRATYTVAFTMYRMPHLFSKLQQAWAFYIATNMGFACKIGSWGFDKYGKRLKAMQNKKIRFDGNIPKRLLNTQIENNDACKVIETYDTEDAFHYVDPPYFNANMGHYDGYTEADYIKLLETLSTVKGKFLLSSYPSDILDRYVTKNDWYTKTVDKPLVASNGANFTKRKRKIEVLTANYPL is encoded by the coding sequence ATGAAAACCCCCATAACTTACTACGGAGGCAAAACCACTTTGCTCTCTAAAATAATTCCACTCATTCCACAACACCGAATCTATACCGAAAGTTTTTTTGGTGGTGGTGCGGTGTTCTTTGCAAAAGTTCCTTCTGAATCAGAAATCATCAACGATACCAATAACATGGTTATCAATTTCTATGACGTATGTAAAACTGATTTTGAGAATCTCAAAGCAAAGATTGAGGCAACGCTGTTTTCACGAGCAACGTATACGGTAGCATTTACGATGTACAGAATGCCACACTTGTTTAGTAAGTTACAACAAGCGTGGGCATTCTACATTGCTACGAACATGGGATTTGCCTGCAAGATTGGAAGTTGGGGATTTGATAAGTATGGGAAGCGATTAAAGGCAATGCAGAACAAGAAAATTCGATTTGATGGAAATATTCCCAAGCGATTGTTGAATACTCAAATTGAGAATAACGATGCGTGTAAGGTGATTGAAACCTATGATACCGAAGATGCTTTTCACTACGTTGATCCGCCATATTTCAATGCCAATATGGGACACTACGATGGATATACCGAAGCAGATTACATCAAATTATTAGAAACGCTATCAACGGTAAAAGGCAAATTTCTTCTCAGTTCATATCCATCAGATATTCTTGATAGATACGTAACAAAGAATGATTGGTATACCAAGACGGTAGACAAGCCATTGGTAGCGAGTAACGGAGCGAATTTCACCAAACGTAAGCGAAAGATAGAGGTGTTAACGGCAAACTATCCTCTATAA
- a CDS encoding DUF2958 domain-containing protein produces MKLINDELTKRFKEVGRQNKNPLVIAKFFDPAGSATWYATEYDGETNICFGYVTGLAFDEWGSFSITELEAIKRPFGLTIERDIHFKEIPFNTLMNTNF; encoded by the coding sequence ATGAAACTCATCAATGATGAATTAACAAAGCGATTCAAAGAAGTTGGTAGACAAAATAAAAACCCGCTGGTTATCGCTAAGTTCTTTGACCCTGCTGGGTCAGCAACATGGTACGCTACTGAATATGATGGAGAAACAAACATTTGTTTCGGCTATGTTACAGGACTCGCGTTCGATGAATGGGGAAGTTTCTCCATTACCGAATTAGAAGCGATTAAGCGGCCATTTGGATTAACCATTGAACGTGATATTCACTTCAAAGAAATACCATTTAACACATTAATGAATACTAACTTTTAA
- a CDS encoding T9SS type A sorting domain-containing protein: MKKLLLLFCALFTYIGHCQFADNFKYIADDWFEFAVKNDDGSYLILSLPDDAILDFGYGKIMRFDQNFNQIGTTINFTNENADNCCVSIPRVAHFINNTEFAVFGSIRVDIFSNIYYSFAKYDNTGDTPLLDKRLVNVSCKAMLKGQQEHYALFNVTDPPDNVPNNGTDDFSFSHDPNGNQVQVVLLAYDDNLDEHWHIKLNDEISSSNEFSAQDMFQASNGDIVLELSSFATLEVNGTIYGQDDVFNIFYLRVNPTTQQIIAPVVVTAGHTFSEMAEDPYESGTYYLIDYDDVFQLDNNWNITKEHISFTVSTDIFFTEQDVIFAKVGSVPVNTPIGLYSNSVRYYDKKLNPKYDMRIFGNAMGENNNYLFLETKYSFVSYDNGVLECIQTYGTEHEQDSNYAPEIDGTLLPEFNGGFNTVVYNSNYVPLLDSEYNQVIQVAPATSVFNYVEKTGNGTLAPSDSHVSYLVFPSGFDFSQYPLNSLVPSQWYSIPDGWGESLAPRFRYDDTLNLYYFEIRSADNSVGAITTPSATRVNFLRVYLSDEQFVLSVNDVRFKTSIKIFPNPTQDLLTIDSEYQISDVNVFNLQGQKVSSSYHNQSLSIGHLPQGMYLLQLTDSEHRISTYKIVKE; the protein is encoded by the coding sequence ATATTATCACTACCCGATGATGCCATATTAGATTTTGGTTATGGAAAGATTATGAGATTCGACCAAAATTTTAATCAAATAGGGACGACGATAAACTTTACCAATGAGAATGCTGATAACTGTTGTGTTTCAATACCAAGAGTTGCTCACTTTATCAACAACACTGAATTTGCGGTATTTGGTTCAATTAGAGTGGATATTTTCTCAAACATTTACTACTCGTTTGCCAAGTATGATAACACAGGAGATACCCCATTGCTTGATAAGCGACTTGTGAATGTATCTTGCAAGGCTATGTTAAAAGGACAACAAGAACACTATGCTCTTTTTAATGTAACTGACCCTCCAGATAATGTACCCAACAATGGAACGGATGACTTTAGCTTTTCACATGACCCTAATGGTAATCAAGTACAAGTGGTTCTGCTTGCCTATGACGATAACTTAGATGAACATTGGCATATCAAACTTAACGATGAAATTAGCTCATCAAACGAATTTAGCGCACAAGATATGTTTCAAGCGAGCAATGGTGATATTGTTCTTGAACTGTCCTCATTCGCAACCTTGGAAGTCAACGGTACCATTTATGGTCAAGACGATGTATTTAATATTTTTTATTTACGTGTTAACCCAACTACACAGCAAATCATTGCGCCTGTCGTTGTGACCGCAGGGCATACCTTCTCAGAAATGGCTGAAGACCCGTATGAAAGCGGAACTTACTACCTTATTGATTACGATGATGTTTTTCAACTTGATAACAATTGGAATATCACAAAAGAACATATTAGTTTTACCGTGAGTACCGATATCTTCTTTACGGAACAGGATGTAATTTTTGCAAAGGTCGGAAGCGTTCCTGTGAACACTCCTATTGGTCTCTACTCCAATTCTGTTCGGTATTACGACAAAAAGTTGAATCCTAAATACGACATGCGCATCTTTGGTAATGCGATGGGAGAGAATAACAATTACCTCTTTTTAGAAACGAAGTATTCCTTTGTCTCATATGATAATGGTGTACTAGAATGTATTCAAACCTACGGAACAGAACACGAGCAAGATTCAAATTATGCTCCCGAAATTGATGGAACCTTACTTCCCGAATTCAATGGTGGTTTTAATACCGTAGTGTACAACTCAAATTATGTTCCCCTCTTAGATAGTGAATATAACCAAGTGATACAGGTTGCTCCTGCAACGTCAGTCTTTAACTATGTTGAAAAAACGGGTAATGGTACGCTTGCGCCAAGCGACTCGCACGTATCGTATTTAGTATTCCCCAGCGGCTTTGATTTTAGCCAATATCCTCTGAACTCTCTCGTTCCATCGCAATGGTATAGCATTCCCGATGGATGGGGAGAAAGTTTAGCACCTCGCTTTAGATACGATGATACTCTTAACCTGTATTATTTTGAAATAAGAAGTGCTGATAATTCGGTGGGGGCAATTACAACACCATCAGCTACGAGAGTTAACTTTTTGAGAGTGTATCTAAGCGATGAACAATTTGTCTTGTCAGTTAATGATGTAAGATTCAAAACATCAATCAAAATATTCCCTAACCCAACCCAAGACCTTCTAACAATTGATTCAGAATATCAAATAAGTGATGTTAACGTGTTTAATCTGCAAGGACAAAAAGTTTCGTCTAGCTATCACAATCAATCACTTTCTATTGGTCATCTTCCTCAAGGAATGTATTTGTTACAATTAACTGATAGTGAACATCGAATATCTACGTATAAGATTGTTAAGGAGTAG